The DNA segment CAATAATGCAAAAGTACTACCTAAAAAAGTTATTATAATACGAATGTTACAACTAGTTTGACGTCTCCACCATATATAAAATAATAAAGCATAAAATGCTATGCTAACAGCTGCATGTCCACTTGGAAAAGAGGGAGTGTGTTCAAAAAAGATTGCCTCAACTGGACGTGAACGTAGGAAAAAATATTTTGATAGCCATACATTAGATATAGCTCCAAAAACACTTATTATTAAGGGCATTGACCAAAAATAATTGTATTTAAAAATCATTATTAAAGATATTATAGTTAATAAAGAAAAAACAGTTTCACCGTTTCCAAATAAAGTTATGTAATGAAAAAAGTTTACAATTGATTCTGTTCTAATTAATGCAACATTTTTTGCAACCCAATAGTCTATTTGAATAATAAAATCTTGTTCAATAAACTCTTCAGTAACACCTGAAAGTAGAAAAAATAAACTTACAAATATAATAGAAGCTAAAGTTAAATTTAATCCACTCAGTTTACTATTATCAAAACGTTGTATTAAAAAATCTCTAGTTTTTGGGAAAGGAATTAATAGTTTTCTAAAAAATAAACGATATTTTCTATATATATTTTTACAAAACTTTGTAATTTCACATCCCCAATAAAACATAATCAACCAAAATATAAACCAAATTATTACAAAAAAATAACCTATATATTTAATTATAAAAGTACTGTATTCTTGAATCCATGATAATATAATTTGATCCATTGTTGATTCCTATTAAGTGTAAGTTTTGTTAAATGATATGGTCACTGTTGTTTCAATATTTTCTTTACTTTCTATGGTTATTTGTCCTTTGTGAATATCTACTATTTTTTTTAGAATTGACATTCCAAGTCCTGTACCACCTGAATTTTTATTTCTACTTTTATCTGTTCTATAAAATTTTTCAAATATATTTTTTTGTTCATTAAGTGGAATTCCTATTCCAAAATCTTTAATTGAAATATTTAATAATCCATCTTTTTCAAATATTTTAACTATGACTTTTGAATTTTCAAAGCTAAATTGAATAGCATTTTTTAAAACATTTTTTATTGCGATTTTTAATAAATTTGAAAAACCAAAAAATTCTAAATTATCTTCAACTTCAAAAACTATTTCAACTTTATGAAGTTTTGCAAAATTTTTTAGTTCATTTATTGATTCATCTACAACTTCATCTAGATAAAAAAATTCTTTTCTATCTGTAATAATCTCATTTTCATTTTTAGCTAAAAATAATAAATCATTTATTGTTTGCTCTATTCCAGAAAGTTCACATAATGATGTATTTATAGTCTCTTTGTATTCTTCTATACTTCTATCTTTTCTTAAGGCTATTTCTAATTCACCTTTTATTATTGTAAGTGGTGTTTTTAATTCGTGAGATGCATCTGAACTAAACTGAGAAA comes from the Aliarcobacter cibarius genome and includes:
- a CDS encoding phosphatase PAP2 family protein codes for the protein MDQIILSWIQEYSTFIIKYIGYFFVIIWFIFWLIMFYWGCEITKFCKNIYRKYRLFFRKLLIPFPKTRDFLIQRFDNSKLSGLNLTLASIIFVSLFFLLSGVTEEFIEQDFIIQIDYWVAKNVALIRTESIVNFFHYITLFGNGETVFSLLTIISLIMIFKYNYFWSMPLIISVFGAISNVWLSKYFFLRSRPVEAIFFEHTPSFPSGHAAVSIAFYALLFYIWWRRQTSCNIRIIITFLGSTFALLLASSRIIIGVHYITDVMAGLLLGALWFVIAVSLYEWLNYKKYIKLK